The Streptomyces sp. WZ-12 genome segment TCCACGCACTGACCTTCACCAGCGCACCCGCGATCGCCGCCTTCCTGGCCACCGCCACCGCCGACGGCCTGCACGAGCAGGTGGTGGCCGCGCTGCGCACCGACGTGCTCGCCATCTGCGTCGGCCCCGTCTGCGCCCGCCCGCTCCTCGACGCCGGCCTCCCGGTCGTCTGGCCCGAACGCGGCCGCCTCGGCGCCCTGGTACGCACCGTCACCGAGGAACTCCCGCCCCGCAGCCGCCGCACGCTCCGCGTCGACGGCCGCGAACTGGTGCTCCAGGGCAACGCCCTCCTGGTGGACGACGAGAGTTACTGGCTCTCGCCCAAGAGCGCCACGGTGCTGCGCGCCCTCGCCGAACACCCCGGCTGGGTGCTCAGCCGCGCCGAACTGCTGCGCCGTGCCTGGGCCGGCTCGGACGCCGACGAACACGCCGTCGAGGCCGCCGTCGGCCGGCTGCGGCACTCGCTCGGCAGGCACGGCGACCTGATCCGCACCGTCCCCAAGCGCGGCTACCGGCTGGCGGCGGGATGACCGCCACCCCGACCCTGCTGGCCGTCGCCCACGGCACCCGCGACCCCCGGGGCGCGGCCGCAACCGAGGCCCTGATCGCCCGCACCCGCGCACTCCATCCCGAAATCCCCGTACGACACTGCTACTTGGACCTGCTCGCCCCCTCGCTCCCCGAGGCCCTGGCCGGCCTGACCGGCGAGGTGATCGTGGTCCCCCTCCTGCTCGGCACCGGCTACCACATCCGCGTCGACATACCCGCCGCCCTCGCCGACGCACCCCACCTGCACACCCGGATCGCCCGCGCCCTCGGCCCGGACCCCCTCCTCGCCGACGTCCTGACGGACCGCCTGCACCAGGCCGGCTGGCGCCCCGACGACCACGCGGAGGGCGGCGCCCTCGTCCTGGCCGCCGCCGGCTCCACCGACCCGCGCGCCAACGCCGACACCGTGGCCATGGCAGAACTGCTGCGCGCCCGACTCCCGCAGGGCGGCCCCGTGATGCCCGCCTACCTCTGCGCCGCCGGCCCCACCCCCGCCGAGGCGGTCGCCGCCCTCCGCGCGGCCGGCCACCCCCGCATCGCCCTCGCCGAATACCTCCTGGGCCCCGGCCTCTTCGCCCGCCGTGCGGCCCGCTCCGGCGCCTGCCTCACCACCGCTCCCCTGGGCACCCACGACGCGGTCGCCCACCTCATCGCGCGGCGCTACGAGGAGGCGGTGGGGGAGCTGGTGGTGGCCGTTTCCGCCCGGAATCAGGGAATGGCGGCGCGGAGTCGCACTCCTGGCGCACGATCACCGCATACCTGACACGCGCCGGCAATATTGGGCGCGTTGACGCACGCATTGTGGCCGTCCCGGTCACGGCTCGCCGGGGGAGCCGTGCGACAACTGGGCTGATCCGGCATTGATGTGACGGTTCGTCAGATTCATCTCCGTGCGGAGCCCTCCTCTTTCCCTCTTCTCTTGCCGGTATGTGTTTTTTTGGTTTCCGGAACATGGCGAGAGAGGGGCGCCGAGGCGACGTGAATCGGGTGCCGGGAAGGGGTTCTCGGGTGGGTGCGGAAGCCGTGCCGTGACATGCGTAGGTGAATTCCCTTGCGTGGTAAGTGATATGAGGGAGTAAAGGATGCGTCAGGGCGGCGTTTGGGTCGGGAGTCGCTGCTCAGGGCGGTGGTGCGAGGGCGAAGGGTCTACCCGGCGGTAATTGCCGGCGGGCGAGGGTCGCGTGGGGTGGAGATTGCGCCACGGGGCCTTTTCCGTGGTTCGCGATGCGTAATACGTGTGAACAGGGTCACGTTGCATCAGGCTGTGTAGCTGCTGCTACGTTGAGTGCGTTGCAGGGCGACCGAGGGGGCGCACGACCATTTGCCACGTCACTATTTTTGCGGGATCAGGTTCCTGTCGGTGTGGTGAATCTGCTAGCGGGAGAGACCGGAAAGCCGGACGGTGAGCCGGCGGCAACGACGTGCCACGCCACGTCAGTTGCCAGGGGGACGGGTCTGGTCTGAATGACCGCCCTTCGCCCCTGTCCGCGATCCCAGCACCACGACGCCCCATTACTTCACTTCGCATCACTTCAATACCGTTCCACCGCGACGGCGCTCGGGAGACCCCCGCTGCCCGTCGGTTCGTCTGCGCGCCCGACCGGCGCGCGACGGGAAAGGCCCATCCGTTGATGAACACGGCGCCTGTGCCAGGCACCAGTCAGCAGCCATTACTCGAAGAGCTCTTCCGGGAACAGGTGGCATGCCGCCCCGACGCGCCGGCCGTGATCGACGGCGGGACCACGCTGTCGTACCGCGAACTCCACGACCGTGCGGGCCGGGTGGCGGCCGGACTGATCGCGATGGGCGTGGGCCGGGAGACGCCGGTGGCCATGGCCTTCCCGCGCTCGGCCGACGCGATCGTGTGCACCGTGGCCATCGTGCTGGCCGGCGGCGCCTACCTCCCGGTCAACCCCGACTTCCCCGGCGAGCGCCTGGCGCACATGCTGGGCGACAGCGGCGCCCAACTGCTGGTCTGCGCACCAGGACTGGCCGGAGCCCTGGCCCCCGCGTTACCGCGGACGACCCGGGCCATGACGCTCGGGGCGCTGATCGCCGAAGGGGAGCGCGCCGGGATCTCCCCGCCCACCGAGGCCCTGCCCAGCGCGGGGGAGCGGTCCCCCCTGGCCTACGTGATGTTCACCTCCGGGTCCACCGGCCGCCCCAAGGGCGTGCTCGTGGAACAGGCCGGCATCGTCCGACTGGTCAAGGACAACGGCTTCTTCGACTTCTCCGCGGGCGAGCGGCTGCTGCTGACCGGCGCCCTGGAGTTCGACGCGGCGACCTTCGAGATCTGGGGGTGCCTGCTCAACGGCGCGACGCTGT includes the following:
- a CDS encoding sirohydrochlorin chelatase → MTATPTLLAVAHGTRDPRGAAATEALIARTRALHPEIPVRHCYLDLLAPSLPEALAGLTGEVIVVPLLLGTGYHIRVDIPAALADAPHLHTRIARALGPDPLLADVLTDRLHQAGWRPDDHAEGGALVLAAAGSTDPRANADTVAMAELLRARLPQGGPVMPAYLCAAGPTPAEAVAALRAAGHPRIALAEYLLGPGLFARRAARSGACLTTAPLGTHDAVAHLIARRYEEAVGELVVAVSARNQGMAARSRTPGARSPHT